In Pyxidicoccus trucidator, a single genomic region encodes these proteins:
- a CDS encoding protein-L-isoaspartate(D-aspartate) O-methyltransferase, with the protein MGDWGRAAYLEAQGIQDRRVLEAIARLDRAEFVPERVRGEAGVDAPLPIGYGQTISQPYVVALMTEALQLQGYERVLEIGTGSGYQTAVLSLLCREVFTVEIVPELARSARRLLRRLGLQNVYFRLGDGSLGWPEQAPFDCVLAAAAPSDVPLPLVAQLARGGRMVIPVGPMGGTQELLRIRRSRHPGELPLVERLLPVRFVPMTGQALSQE; encoded by the coding sequence ATGGGTGATTGGGGACGCGCTGCATACCTGGAGGCGCAGGGCATCCAGGACCGGCGGGTGCTGGAAGCGATTGCCCGGTTGGATCGCGCGGAGTTCGTCCCGGAGCGTGTGCGCGGCGAGGCCGGTGTGGACGCGCCGCTGCCCATCGGCTACGGGCAGACCATCAGCCAGCCCTACGTCGTGGCGCTGATGACCGAGGCGCTCCAGCTCCAGGGGTATGAGCGCGTCCTGGAGATTGGCACCGGCTCTGGCTACCAGACGGCGGTGCTCTCCCTGCTGTGCCGCGAGGTGTTCACGGTGGAGATCGTCCCCGAGCTGGCCCGCTCCGCGCGGCGGCTGCTGCGGCGGCTGGGGCTCCAGAACGTGTACTTCCGCCTCGGAGACGGCTCGCTCGGCTGGCCCGAGCAGGCGCCCTTCGACTGCGTCCTGGCCGCCGCCGCTCCCAGCGACGTGCCCCTCCCGCTGGTGGCTCAGCTCGCGCGCGGCGGTCGCATGGTCATCCCCGTGGGCCCCATGGGAGGGACGCAGGAGCTGCTGCGCATCCGGCGCTCCCGCCATCCGGGCGAGCTGCCCCTCGTCGAGCGACTGCTCCCGGTGCGCTTCGTCCCCATGACGGGACAGGCCCTGTCCCAGGAGTGA
- the recG gene encoding ATP-dependent DNA helicase RecG — protein MNHPLASLVTPLRYACQRDFAMLATVKSLRPVLEHALAGAGGVNAQALDHLRSALPYVDDPAPERRKAALRRVVAGLRLSGVELPAELEGVGAEARLPAGAGQGSRSGAGRASVPDEGLAPVAKSRPRVTPAQGLPVVDDEAGAVTPPGYVPPWKSVEPVPTGLRGKVGPSGADVGGVHPPRSASGAPVSSPVAGRGLSARSDALALAGGAALPSSPAVAPGVRSAGLPAAPGTRTGQPGAHAAPPSAGATRGAKALKQATLDAVPEAIVPGAKLRKEKAERKKKRAAAAEASRSEAKLLSIAPRTGPLSMPLKTLDKRLGPRLVSTLNKKGLRQLGDILFLLPRCYEDRRRLSTIAELEPGQRGVTVGVVKVADFVPGRGGKRVFRAVIGDRSGSIAATYFNAGPWLKSRFTVGKRIVISGEVRATMSGREMAHPEIEPAEDLESSSSVHFNRIVPIYPGFERAEQRSFRDLAANVGEKHAHALEDPLPADLRRRLELMGLPEALRFIHFPPGDADLEALDSHQSPAHRRLAFDELFFLQLGMALKRQGIKAEEGIAFDVSAPRLDKARAALPFQLTGAQARVVEELAKDMARPEPMNRLVQGDVGSGKTAVAMISALVALQDGYQVAVMAPTEILAEQHERTFRKVLEPLGYRVGLLSAAGTAKSKRERRDAVARGDIHLAVGTHALIQQDVTFQRLGLAVIDEQHRFGVLQRHTLMSKGPKPDVLVMTATPIPRTLAMTLYGDLDLSVIDQLPPGRTPITTRVFNEKQRARVYESVASELAKGHQAYIVYPLVEESEKLDLEDATQGVEKLRQVFPQAKVGLLHGRMKGEEKDSVMEAFREKQLDLLVCTTVVEVGVDVPNASVMVVEHAERFGLSQLHQLRGRVGRGAAASYCHLVAGAARSWESTERLGVMERSSDGFIIAEKDLEIRGPGEFLGTRQSGLPELAVANLARDGDLLSMAQVEARRILEKDPDLKTRENQGLVKALEERWEGRLALARVG, from the coding sequence GTGAACCATCCGCTCGCCAGCCTCGTTACTCCTCTCCGGTATGCGTGCCAGCGCGACTTCGCGATGCTCGCCACCGTGAAGTCGCTGCGCCCGGTGCTCGAGCACGCCCTCGCGGGGGCCGGCGGCGTCAATGCCCAGGCCCTGGACCACCTGCGCTCGGCGCTGCCCTATGTGGACGACCCCGCGCCCGAGCGCCGCAAGGCCGCGCTCCGGCGCGTGGTGGCGGGCCTGAGGCTCAGCGGCGTGGAGCTGCCGGCGGAGCTGGAGGGCGTCGGCGCGGAGGCCAGGCTCCCTGCCGGTGCGGGGCAGGGCTCGCGAAGTGGCGCTGGGCGGGCGTCGGTACCGGACGAGGGGCTGGCCCCCGTGGCGAAGTCACGGCCACGCGTCACGCCGGCCCAGGGGCTGCCCGTGGTGGACGACGAGGCCGGCGCGGTGACGCCTCCGGGCTATGTCCCCCCGTGGAAGTCCGTCGAGCCCGTGCCCACGGGGCTCCGGGGGAAGGTCGGCCCTTCCGGGGCGGATGTCGGAGGCGTGCATCCCCCGCGCTCGGCGTCCGGTGCGCCCGTGTCTTCCCCGGTGGCGGGACGTGGGCTGTCAGCTCGCTCCGATGCACTGGCGCTGGCGGGCGGAGCCGCGCTGCCATCGTCCCCCGCGGTGGCTCCGGGCGTGCGTTCCGCAGGCCTGCCCGCCGCACCAGGCACGCGCACCGGCCAGCCCGGCGCCCACGCCGCGCCTCCCTCTGCCGGTGCCACGCGCGGCGCCAAGGCGCTCAAGCAGGCCACGCTCGACGCGGTGCCCGAGGCCATCGTTCCTGGCGCGAAGCTGCGCAAGGAGAAGGCGGAGCGGAAGAAGAAGCGCGCGGCGGCGGCCGAGGCCTCGCGCTCCGAGGCGAAGCTGCTGTCCATCGCCCCTCGCACGGGGCCGCTGTCCATGCCGCTGAAGACGCTGGACAAGCGGCTGGGCCCCCGGCTCGTGTCGACGCTCAACAAGAAGGGGCTCCGCCAGCTGGGCGACATCCTCTTCCTGCTGCCGCGCTGCTACGAGGACCGACGGCGGCTGAGCACCATCGCCGAGCTGGAGCCCGGCCAGCGAGGCGTCACGGTGGGCGTGGTGAAGGTCGCGGACTTCGTGCCCGGGCGCGGCGGCAAGCGCGTGTTCCGCGCCGTCATCGGGGACCGCTCGGGCAGCATCGCCGCCACGTACTTCAACGCGGGGCCCTGGCTGAAGAGCCGCTTCACCGTGGGCAAGCGCATCGTCATCTCCGGCGAGGTGCGCGCCACCATGAGCGGCCGGGAGATGGCGCACCCGGAAATCGAGCCCGCCGAGGACCTGGAGTCCTCCTCCTCCGTCCACTTCAACCGCATCGTCCCCATCTACCCAGGCTTCGAGCGCGCCGAGCAGCGCTCCTTCCGGGACCTGGCCGCCAATGTGGGCGAGAAACACGCCCACGCGCTGGAGGACCCGCTGCCGGCGGACCTGCGCCGCCGCCTCGAGCTGATGGGCCTGCCGGAGGCGCTGCGCTTCATCCACTTCCCGCCCGGTGATGCCGACCTGGAGGCGCTCGACTCGCATCAGAGCCCCGCGCACCGGCGCCTCGCGTTCGACGAGCTGTTCTTCCTCCAGCTCGGCATGGCCCTCAAGCGCCAGGGCATCAAGGCGGAGGAGGGCATCGCGTTCGACGTGTCCGCGCCCCGGCTGGACAAGGCCCGCGCCGCGCTCCCGTTCCAGCTCACCGGTGCCCAGGCCCGCGTGGTGGAGGAGCTTGCGAAGGACATGGCCCGCCCGGAGCCGATGAACCGGCTGGTGCAGGGCGACGTGGGCAGTGGCAAGACGGCGGTGGCGATGATCTCCGCGCTCGTCGCGCTGCAGGACGGCTACCAGGTGGCCGTCATGGCGCCCACGGAGATTCTGGCCGAGCAGCACGAGCGCACCTTCCGCAAGGTGCTGGAGCCGCTGGGCTACCGCGTGGGGCTGCTGAGCGCGGCGGGTACGGCGAAGTCCAAGCGCGAGCGGCGCGACGCCGTGGCCCGGGGGGACATCCACCTGGCCGTGGGCACGCACGCGCTCATCCAGCAGGACGTCACCTTCCAGCGGCTGGGGCTCGCGGTCATCGACGAGCAGCACCGCTTCGGCGTGCTCCAGCGCCACACGCTGATGAGCAAGGGGCCGAAGCCGGACGTGCTGGTGATGACGGCCACGCCCATTCCCCGCACGCTGGCCATGACGCTGTACGGGGACCTGGACCTGTCCGTCATCGACCAGCTCCCGCCGGGGCGCACGCCGATTACGACGCGCGTCTTCAACGAGAAGCAGCGCGCCCGCGTGTACGAGTCGGTGGCCTCGGAGCTGGCCAAGGGCCATCAGGCGTACATCGTCTATCCGCTGGTGGAGGAGTCCGAGAAGCTCGACCTGGAGGACGCCACGCAAGGCGTGGAGAAGCTGCGGCAGGTGTTCCCCCAGGCGAAGGTGGGCCTGCTCCACGGACGGATGAAGGGCGAGGAGAAGGACTCCGTCATGGAGGCCTTCCGCGAGAAGCAGCTGGACCTCCTCGTCTGCACCACCGTGGTGGAGGTGGGGGTGGACGTGCCCAACGCGTCGGTGATGGTGGTGGAGCATGCCGAGCGCTTCGGCCTGTCGCAGCTGCACCAGCTCCGGGGCCGCGTGGGCCGTGGCGCGGCGGCGAGCTACTGTCACCTCGTGGCCGGCGCCGCGCGCTCGTGGGAGTCCACCGAGCGGCTCGGGGTGATGGAGCGGAGCAGCGACGGCTTCATCATCGCGGAGAAGGACCTGGAGATTCGCGGGCCGGGCGAGTTCCTGGGCACGCGGCAGAGCGGCCTGCCCGAGCTGGCGGTGGCCAACCTGGCGAGGGATGGAGACCTGCTGTCCATGGCCCAGGTGGAGGCCCGGCGCATCCTGGAGAAGGACCCGGACCTGAAGACCCGTGAGAACCAGGGGCTGGTGAAGGCGCTGGAGGAGCGGTGGGAAGGCCGCCTCGCGCTGGCCCGGGTGGGGTAG
- the greA gene encoding transcription elongation factor GreA: protein MSSGSDNIPMTPSGLRKLKDELKHLQSVERGKISREIEVARAHGDLRENAEYHAAKEKQSHIEGRILDLNDWIARAEVIDTSKLGGEKVVFGATVDLMDTETEKPVTYRLVGELEADLKKRWIAVTSPVARALIGKKVGDIATVQSPGGTRELEITNVRFEDPDEGTPSGES from the coding sequence ATGAGCAGCGGGAGCGACAACATCCCGATGACCCCGTCCGGACTGCGTAAGCTCAAGGATGAGCTCAAGCACCTCCAGTCCGTCGAGCGGGGGAAGATCTCGCGCGAGATCGAGGTCGCCCGCGCCCACGGGGACCTGCGCGAGAACGCGGAGTACCATGCGGCCAAGGAGAAGCAGTCGCACATCGAGGGCCGCATCCTGGACCTCAACGACTGGATTGCCCGCGCGGAGGTCATCGACACCAGCAAGCTGGGCGGCGAGAAGGTCGTCTTCGGTGCGACCGTGGACCTCATGGACACGGAGACGGAAAAGCCCGTGACGTACCGGCTCGTCGGCGAGCTGGAGGCCGACCTGAAGAAGCGGTGGATTGCCGTCACCTCACCGGTGGCACGAGCGCTCATCGGCAAGAAGGTGGGCGACATCGCGACGGTGCAGAGCCCGGGCGGCACGCGCGAGCTGGAGATCACGAACGTTCGCTTCGAGGACCCGGACGAGGGCACGCCGTCCGGCGAGAGCTGA
- a CDS encoding FHA domain-containing protein, producing the protein MASSEDIQAGMLALLFEFEHLRVATLPPLLATDRLRIGRRMDCDLVIDDASVSKMHAELRWNEAEQRCTVQDLGSTNGTFLNAQTLGQREAALRDGDILSFGNVQFWYLLAGTLHERLRSGEATGLGSRSG; encoded by the coding sequence ATGGCCTCGTCCGAGGACATCCAGGCGGGAATGCTCGCGCTCCTGTTCGAATTCGAACACCTGCGAGTGGCCACGCTGCCGCCGCTGCTGGCCACGGACCGGCTGCGCATCGGCCGGCGCATGGACTGCGACCTGGTCATCGACGACGCGTCCGTCTCCAAGATGCACGCGGAGCTGCGCTGGAACGAGGCCGAGCAGCGCTGCACGGTGCAGGACCTGGGCTCCACCAACGGCACCTTCCTCAATGCCCAGACGCTGGGCCAGCGGGAAGCGGCGCTGCGAGATGGCGACATCCTGAGCTTCGGCAACGTGCAGTTCTGGTACCTGCTGGCGGGCACGCTCCACGAGCGGCTGCGCTCGGGCGAGGCGACCGGGCTGGGCTCGCGCAGCGGGTGA
- a CDS encoding ACT domain-containing protein, giving the protein MAGETSLDVLLKSMRPVLKDGEFVFCTLPHPASPDLGALGPVGLFHEDEGLTLILRRERADAAGLAYSGTFRLVTLSVHSSLDAVGFMAAISTRLAAQGIGVNPVAAYFHDHLFIPSARATEAVALLESFAR; this is encoded by the coding sequence ATGGCCGGAGAGACGAGCCTGGACGTGTTGCTGAAGTCGATGCGGCCGGTGCTGAAGGACGGCGAGTTCGTCTTCTGCACCCTGCCCCACCCGGCCTCGCCGGACCTGGGTGCACTCGGCCCCGTGGGCCTCTTCCACGAGGACGAGGGGCTGACGCTCATCCTCCGCCGCGAGCGCGCGGACGCCGCGGGCCTCGCGTATTCGGGCACCTTCCGGCTGGTGACGCTGTCGGTGCACTCCAGCCTGGACGCGGTGGGCTTCATGGCCGCCATCTCCACGCGGCTGGCGGCGCAGGGCATCGGGGTGAACCCGGTGGCCGCGTACTTCCACGACCACCTGTTCATCCCCTCGGCGCGGGCCACGGAGGCCGTGGCCCTGCTGGAGTCCTTCGCGCGCTGA